One Euphorbia lathyris chromosome 1, ddEupLath1.1, whole genome shotgun sequence DNA segment encodes these proteins:
- the LOC136215283 gene encoding phosphatidylinositol 4-kinase gamma 2-like — translation MKMSQIPSRETKPPFRTTRAFIQKHFDEFLPIYPLFVDSGDRFGPEISNMIHQSYDGLKDGLHPPELVSAGIGGTYYLRDTSGDPVSVFKPLDEEANSANNPKGYDFVYSTADMITAGGGAAREIAAYYLDHPIGRRRVGLTGDQVLGFSGVPPTVLAHCLHPNFTYSNGYAYAMENYKKGSLQMYMKNDGHFGKKKKEEEEDDKEEEEEEEDEVPTGLSMEEVHKISVLDIRMVNLDRHGGNLLYKKKEDGTLELIPIDHGYCFPKTFDDCCIFKWLKWPDARRPYSDEVIKYIESLKVVEDIAYLRKFGFTIPDKCIRVFHISTMLLKKGATKKLSPFQIGSLMCKETENVETSSIKKIVDEAQAEADGLPNTSEEDFLNIVYRITEARLDEIPPPTT, via the exons atgaAAATGTCTCAGATACCAAGCAGAGAGACAAAGCCTCCATTTAGAACGACCCGTGCTTTTATCCAGAAGCATTTTGATGAATTTCTCCCAATTTATCCTCTTTTCGTTGATAGTGGTGACAGATTTGGTCCAGAAATTTCCAATATGATTCACCAATCATATGATGGATTAAAGGACGGTTTACATCCGCCGGAGCTTGTATCTGCCGGAATTGGAGGAACTTATTATCTTCGCGATACATCAGGGGATCCTGTTTCTGTTTTCAAACCACTCGATGAGGAGGCCAATTCAGCTAATAACCCTAAGGGATATGATTTTGTATACTCAACAGCAGATATGATAACGGCTGGAGGAGGTGCAGCTAGGGAAATTGCTGCTTATTATTTGGATCATCCAATAGGCCGCCGCAGGGTGGGCTTAACTGGCGATCAGGTTTTAGGTTTTTCTGGTGTGCCTCCTACTGTATTGGCTCATTGCTTGCATCCAAATTTTACGTATTCAAATGGATATGCTTATGCAATGGAAAATTATAAGAAGGGATCTTTACAGATGTATATGAAGAATGACGGGCATtttggaaaaaagaaaaaagaagaagaagaagacgacaaagaagaggaagaggaagaagaagacgaagtTCCGACCGGTTTATCTATGGAGGAAGTGCACAAAATCAGTGTGCTCGATATAAGAATGGTTAATCTAGATAGACATGGTGGGAACTTATTGTATAAAAAAAAGGAGGATGGTACACTTGAGCTCATTCCAATTGATCATGGCTATTGCTTCCCCAAAACG TTTGACGACTGTTGTATATTCAAGTGGCTCAAGTGGCCAGATGCTAGGAGGCCTTACTCGGATGAAGTCATTAAGTACATAGAGTCACTCAAAGTAGTTGAAGACATCGCTTATCTGAGGAAATTTGGTTTTACCATCCCCGATAAATGTATCCGTGTATTTCACATTTCTACAATGCTTCTAAAGAAAGGGGCTACGAAAAAACTCAGTCCGTTCCAAATTGGAAGCTTAATGTGCAAAGAAACAGAGAATGTAGAGACATCATCTATCAAGAAGATCGTTGATGAAGCCCAAGCTGAAGCTGATGGGCTTCCCAatacaagtgaagaagattttCTTAATATTGTTTATAGAATCACGGAGGCCCGGCTCGATGAGATCCCACCACCTACTACTTGA